DNA sequence from the Novipirellula galeiformis genome:
GCGATTACTACGGGCGTGAATGCCGGTCAACCACTCGGTGGCAGTGATTCGTTCAATGCGTACATTGTTGACTTGGAAGCGACCAAGGAATTTTCGCGTGGGCGATGGAGCCTGTTGGGAACCTTCGGTGCACGTTACGCCGAGTATGACCGCGAACGGACCGATTCGGTATTCGGTGTGGTCAATGGCGATGTGTTTTCGTTGAGCTCGCAACAGGGCAGCGCGTTCCACGGAACGGGTTTGACATCGAGCTTGGCAGGACTGCGTCCTTTGAAAAACCACCCCTGCTTGTCTCTGTACGGATCGGTTCGTGGTTCGGCGCTATTCGGTCAAGCCGAGTCGTCGGTCATCACCCACTCATCGTTTAGCGGCCCGCTGAGCAATGCCGGAAGCACAAACGGAGCAATCGGGTTTGATGACGAGACGATGTTCATCACCGAATTGCAAGCCGGTTTGCAATGGTCGCGTTCAGTGCGTTCGTTCAACGGCCGCATGTTCGCACGAGCTGGGTTTGAATACCAATTCTGGAACACCAAAGATCAAACGGCCATCGCTGGCTCGACCTCTGGCACCCCAGGATCGAGCGAAGGTTTCGCTCTAGCTCGTGGTGCGGGTAACGACTTTGACTTGATCGGTTTCAACATCTCGACCGGGTTCGCTTGGTAACAAGCGACGCCCCAAGGCAGAGCACTCGTAACCATCATCGGCATCTGACGTTGCCGCGATCGTGATCGCGGCAATGATAGATCAGCTGCGATAAAAAGCCTGAAGCTAGACAGATGCTCGGGGCACGTGAGTCCGCAACTTGCGACCTCCGCGTCCCCCCCTCTTCTC
Encoded proteins:
- a CDS encoding Lpg1974 family pore-forming outer membrane protein, whose product is MKIFKSMKTRVCMLAIAAMTGAPSAQAGGGLHSEHDAHDHSASYSTNFGSNCDEIGKFCDNGCQTCQSDNGCGCNPRQWYLGVEATFLAPLYDNGAAQFGLADTFGGTGVLFNSTHDKADELSGAPRITLGYGGKDGIGIQGRYWELDNGVSSFGFAPAITTGVNAGQPLGGSDSFNAYIVDLEATKEFSRGRWSLLGTFGARYAEYDRERTDSVFGVVNGDVFSLSSQQGSAFHGTGLTSSLAGLRPLKNHPCLSLYGSVRGSALFGQAESSVITHSSFSGPLSNAGSTNGAIGFDDETMFITELQAGLQWSRSVRSFNGRMFARAGFEYQFWNTKDQTAIAGSTSGTPGSSEGFALARGAGNDFDLIGFNISTGFAW